In Etheostoma spectabile isolate EspeVRDwgs_2016 chromosome 20, UIUC_Espe_1.0, whole genome shotgun sequence, the following are encoded in one genomic region:
- the pomt2 gene encoding protein O-mannosyl-transferase 2 isoform X1, translating into MAKEECITQWNKTGDTSTLRNRKIFPTSEKTLQSPFTPLSKDKNNQTAGHTQCSNGTSAPCLARENVSKDPPTRVLLMLVVGLSFSTRLYKITEPPHVCWDETHFGKMGSYYINRTFFFDVHPPLGKMLIGLAGYMTGYDGTFPFIKPGDKYKHHNYWGMRGFCAVLGSCLPVFAYLIVLELSQSHSAALITAILLIFDTGFITISQYILLDPILMFFIMAAVLSMVKFSQQRCSPFAAHWWLWLVLTGVSLAGALGVKFVGLFIILLVGLNTVWDLWRLLGDLSLTLVEIAKHFLARVVGLILLPLFLYVTIFAIHFVVLNKSGPGDGFFSSAFQSRLIGNNLHNASMPEYLAYGSTITVKNLRIAGGYLHSHWHLYPEGVGARQQQVTAYLHKDYNNLWLVHRQDANESQSGTPDLVRHGDIIRLEHKETTRNLHGHLHEAPLTKKHFQVTGYGINGTGDTNDLWQVEVCGGRNGDLVKVLRSKVRFLHQATGCVLYSSGKTLPKWGWEQVEVTCSPYLKETPSSQWNIEDHINPKLPNISLSVLKPHFLEILLESHIVMIRGNSGLKPKDNEMKSKPWHWPINYQGLRFSGVNDTEYRVYLLGNPVVWWMNLASLGLYPIMVAVVSIALQRGFSLSQKRIEHSVVLMRGGGLLLLGWLLHYAPFYTMGRVLYYHHYFPAMLFSSMLTGITFDILLKSTDLILRPPYSDLLQQLGQMVLLFSVLYSFYLFHPLSYGMTGPLAHEPGSTMAGLKWMDSWEF; encoded by the exons ATGGCAAAGGAAGAATGCATTACACAATGGAACAAGACAGGGGACACTTCAACCCTACGAAACAGGAAAATCTTTCCCACCTCAGAAAAGACCCTCCAAAGCCCATTCACTCCTTTGTCAAAGGATAAAAATAATCAGACGGCTGGACACACTCAGTGTTCAAATGGGACATCTGCTCCGTGTTTGGCCAGAGAAAATGTTAGCAAGGATCCCCCAACCAGAGTGCTGCTGATGTTGGTAGTGGGGCTTTCTTTTTCTACACGCCTCTACAAGATAACAGAGCCCCCTCATGTGTG CTGGGATGAGACACACTTTGGAAAGATGGGAAGCTACTACATCAACAGGACCTTCTTTTTTGATGTCCATCCTCCTCTTGGAAAA ATGCTGATAGGTCTCGCCGGTTACATGACTGGTTATGATGGCACCTTTCCTTTCATAAAGCCAGGAGATAAATATAAACATCACAACTACTGGGGGATGAGAGGG TTTTGTGCCGTGTTGGGCTCCTGTCTCCCGGTCTTTGCCTACCTCATAGTGCTGGAGTTGTCTCAGTCTCACAGTGCTGCCCTTATTACTGCCATCCTGCTCATATTTG ACACGGGCTTTATCACCATTTCCCAGTACATCCTGTTAGACCCTATACTCATGTTCTTCATCATGGCAGCAGTGTTGAGCATGGTCAAGTTCAGCCAGCAGAGATGCAG CCCTTTTGCTGCCCACTGGTGGCTGTGGCTGGTACTGACTGGTGTAAGCCTTGCTGGAGCGTTGGGAGTAAAGTTTGTGGGTCTGTTTATCATCTTGCTTGTTGGACTAAATACAGTCTGGGACCTCTGGAGGCTTTTGGGAGACCTGAGCCTCACACTG GTGGAAATTGCAAAGCACTTCCTGGCTCGGGTTGTTGGACTCATCCTGCTTCCACTTTTCCTCTATGTTACAATATTTGCAATCCACTTTGTTGTGTTGAACAAAAG TGGACCAGGAGATGGTTTCTTCAGCTCAGCTTTTCAGTCCCGTCTAATCGGGAACAATCTACACAACGCATCCATGCCTGAGT ACCTGGCATACGGCTCCACCATCACAGTAAAAAACCTCCGTATTGCTGGAGGCTATTTGCACTCTCATTGGCACTTATACCCCGAGGGAGTGGGAGCAAGGCAGCAGCAG GTGACAGCCTATCTCCACAAGGACTATAACAATTTGTGGCTTGTTCACAGACAGGATGCTAATGAAT CTCAATCTGGAACACCTGATCTGGTTCGTCATGGTGACATCATTCGACTGGAGCACAAAGA AACAACCCGTAACCTTCACGGTCACCTGCATGAAGCACCTCTGACCAAGAAACACTTCCAAGTTACAGGCTATGGCATT AATGGCACAGGTGACACCAATGACCTGTGGCAGGTGGAGGTTTGTGGAGGACGGAATGGTGACCTGGTGAAGGTGCTGCGTAGCAAAGTCCGCTTTCTGCACCAAGCGACTGGTTGTGTGCTTTACTCCTCTGGCAAGACTCTCCCAAAGTG GGGCTGGGAACAGGTGGAGGTGACCTGTAGTCCCTACTTGAAGGAGACGCCAAGCTCCCAGTGGAATATTGAAGATCATATCAATCCCAAAT TGCCCAATATTAGTTTGTCTGTGCTGAAGCCCCATTTTCTGGAGATCTTACTGGAGTCCCACATTGTTATGATAAGA gGTAACAGTGGCTTGAAACCCAAAGACAATGAGATGAAATCAAAACCCTGGCATTGGCCCATCAACTATCAG GGATTGAGGTTTTCAGGAGTGAATGACACAGAGTATCGTGTTTACCTGCTGGGGAACCCT GTGGTTTGGTGGATGAACCTGGCCAGTTTGGGATTGTATCCTATCATGGTGGCAGTGGTGTCGATAGCCCTCCAAAGAGGTTTCTCATTGAGCCAAAAAAGAATAG agcattctgttgTGCTTatgagaggaggaggactgcTACTCCTTGGTTGGCTGCTGCACTATGCACCTTTCTATACAATGGGCCGTGTCCTCTACTACCACCACTACTTTCCTGCAATGCTCTTCAGCAGCATGCTAACAG gaATTACATTCGACATTCTGTTGAAAAGCACTGACCTGATACTCCGCCCGCCCTATTCTGATCTTCTGCAGCAACTCGGGCAAATGGTACTTCTGTTCAGTGTACTTTACAG TTTCTACCTGTTCCATCCACTCTCCTACGGTATGACGGGTCCTCTGGCACACGAGCCGGGCAGCACCATGGCTGGCCTGAAGTGGATGGACTCCTGGGAGTTCTAG
- the pomt2 gene encoding protein O-mannosyl-transferase 2 isoform X2 → MAKEECITQWNKTGDTSTLRNRKIFPTSEKTLQSPFTPLSKDKNNQTAGHTQCSNGTSAPCLARENVSKDPPTRVLLMLVVGLSFSTRLYKITEPPHVCWDETHFGKMGSYYINRTFFFDVHPPLGKMLIGLAGYMTGYDGTFPFIKPGDKYKHHNYWGMRGFCAVLGSCLPVFAYLIVLELSQSHSAALITAILLIFDTGFITISQYILLDPILMFFIMAAVLSMVKFSQQRCSPFAAHWWLWLVLTGVSLAGALGVKFVGLFIILLVGLNTVWDLWRLLGDLSLTLVEIAKHFLARVVGLILLPLFLYVTIFAIHFVVLNKSGPGDGFFSSAFQSRLIGNNLHNASMPEYLAYGSTITVKNLRIAGGYLHSHWHLYPEGVGARQQQVTAYLHKDYNNLWLVHRQDANESQSGTPDLVRHGDIIRLEHKETTRNLHGHLHEAPLTKKHFQVTGYGINGTGDTNDLWQVEVCGGRNGDLVKVLRSKVRFLHQATGCVLYSSGKTLPKWGWEQVEVTCSPYLKETPSSQWNIEDHINPKLPNISLSVLKPHFLEILLESHIVMIRGNSGLKPKDNEMKSKPWHWPINYQGLRFSGVNDTEYRVYLLGNPVVWWMNLASLGLYPIMVAVVSIALQRGFSLSQKRIEHSVVLMRGGGLLLLGWLLHYAPFYTMGRVLYYHHYFPAMLFSSMLTVSTCSIHSPTV, encoded by the exons ATGGCAAAGGAAGAATGCATTACACAATGGAACAAGACAGGGGACACTTCAACCCTACGAAACAGGAAAATCTTTCCCACCTCAGAAAAGACCCTCCAAAGCCCATTCACTCCTTTGTCAAAGGATAAAAATAATCAGACGGCTGGACACACTCAGTGTTCAAATGGGACATCTGCTCCGTGTTTGGCCAGAGAAAATGTTAGCAAGGATCCCCCAACCAGAGTGCTGCTGATGTTGGTAGTGGGGCTTTCTTTTTCTACACGCCTCTACAAGATAACAGAGCCCCCTCATGTGTG CTGGGATGAGACACACTTTGGAAAGATGGGAAGCTACTACATCAACAGGACCTTCTTTTTTGATGTCCATCCTCCTCTTGGAAAA ATGCTGATAGGTCTCGCCGGTTACATGACTGGTTATGATGGCACCTTTCCTTTCATAAAGCCAGGAGATAAATATAAACATCACAACTACTGGGGGATGAGAGGG TTTTGTGCCGTGTTGGGCTCCTGTCTCCCGGTCTTTGCCTACCTCATAGTGCTGGAGTTGTCTCAGTCTCACAGTGCTGCCCTTATTACTGCCATCCTGCTCATATTTG ACACGGGCTTTATCACCATTTCCCAGTACATCCTGTTAGACCCTATACTCATGTTCTTCATCATGGCAGCAGTGTTGAGCATGGTCAAGTTCAGCCAGCAGAGATGCAG CCCTTTTGCTGCCCACTGGTGGCTGTGGCTGGTACTGACTGGTGTAAGCCTTGCTGGAGCGTTGGGAGTAAAGTTTGTGGGTCTGTTTATCATCTTGCTTGTTGGACTAAATACAGTCTGGGACCTCTGGAGGCTTTTGGGAGACCTGAGCCTCACACTG GTGGAAATTGCAAAGCACTTCCTGGCTCGGGTTGTTGGACTCATCCTGCTTCCACTTTTCCTCTATGTTACAATATTTGCAATCCACTTTGTTGTGTTGAACAAAAG TGGACCAGGAGATGGTTTCTTCAGCTCAGCTTTTCAGTCCCGTCTAATCGGGAACAATCTACACAACGCATCCATGCCTGAGT ACCTGGCATACGGCTCCACCATCACAGTAAAAAACCTCCGTATTGCTGGAGGCTATTTGCACTCTCATTGGCACTTATACCCCGAGGGAGTGGGAGCAAGGCAGCAGCAG GTGACAGCCTATCTCCACAAGGACTATAACAATTTGTGGCTTGTTCACAGACAGGATGCTAATGAAT CTCAATCTGGAACACCTGATCTGGTTCGTCATGGTGACATCATTCGACTGGAGCACAAAGA AACAACCCGTAACCTTCACGGTCACCTGCATGAAGCACCTCTGACCAAGAAACACTTCCAAGTTACAGGCTATGGCATT AATGGCACAGGTGACACCAATGACCTGTGGCAGGTGGAGGTTTGTGGAGGACGGAATGGTGACCTGGTGAAGGTGCTGCGTAGCAAAGTCCGCTTTCTGCACCAAGCGACTGGTTGTGTGCTTTACTCCTCTGGCAAGACTCTCCCAAAGTG GGGCTGGGAACAGGTGGAGGTGACCTGTAGTCCCTACTTGAAGGAGACGCCAAGCTCCCAGTGGAATATTGAAGATCATATCAATCCCAAAT TGCCCAATATTAGTTTGTCTGTGCTGAAGCCCCATTTTCTGGAGATCTTACTGGAGTCCCACATTGTTATGATAAGA gGTAACAGTGGCTTGAAACCCAAAGACAATGAGATGAAATCAAAACCCTGGCATTGGCCCATCAACTATCAG GGATTGAGGTTTTCAGGAGTGAATGACACAGAGTATCGTGTTTACCTGCTGGGGAACCCT GTGGTTTGGTGGATGAACCTGGCCAGTTTGGGATTGTATCCTATCATGGTGGCAGTGGTGTCGATAGCCCTCCAAAGAGGTTTCTCATTGAGCCAAAAAAGAATAG agcattctgttgTGCTTatgagaggaggaggactgcTACTCCTTGGTTGGCTGCTGCACTATGCACCTTTCTATACAATGGGCCGTGTCCTCTACTACCACCACTACTTTCCTGCAATGCTCTTCAGCAGCATGCTAACAG TTTCTACCTGTTCCATCCACTCTCCTACGGTATGA
- the lin52 gene encoding protein lin-52 homolog, whose amino-acid sequence MASPNGGDDFESSLLSFEKLDRASPDLWPEQLPGVAEFAASCKNPITNSPPKWMAELENEDIEMLKELGSLTTANLMEKVKGLQNLAYQLGLEESREMTRGKFLNILERPKK is encoded by the exons ATGGCGTCTCCAAATGGAG GTGACGATTTTGAAAgctctttgctgagttttgagAAGTTGGACAGAGCTTCCCCAGACCTGTGGCCAGAGCAAT TGCCTGGAGTTGCAGAATTTGCTGCATCTTGTAAAAAT CCCATCACTAATTCGCCCCCCAAATGGATGGCTGAACTAGAGAATGAGGACATTGAAATGTTGAAAg AGCTGGGTAGTCTGACCACAGCCAACCTGATGGAGAAGGTCAAAGGACTTCAGAACCTGGCTTACCAGCTGGGATTAGAGGAGT CCAGGGAAATGACCAGGGGGAAGTTTCTGAACATCTTGGAGAGGCCCAAGAAGTGA